The Cervus canadensis isolate Bull #8, Minnesota chromosome X, ASM1932006v1, whole genome shotgun sequence genome contains the following window.
CAACTTATCCAGATCTAgttaaaataactaataaatgTGGCTACACCAAACAACAGATTTCCACTGTAGATGCAACAGCTTTATATCAAAAGAAGATGCCACCTAGTACTTTCATAGTTAAAGAGAATTCAATGACTGACTTGAAGGTTTCTAAGGACAAGCTGGCTCTCTTTTAGGGGCTGATGCAACTGGTAACTTTAAGGAAGAAGACAGTGCTCATTGAGCATTCTGAAAAATCCCAGGGCTCTTAGGAATTAGGGTAAATCTATTCTAACAGTCCTCtgtaagggggcttccctggtgcctcagacagtaaagaatctgcctacagtgcaagggacctgggttcaacgcataggttgagaagatcccctggagaagtaatgacaacccactccagtattcttgactggagaatcccatggacagaggagactggcaggctagtccatcagattacaaagagtcagacacaactgagcgactaataacactttcacttcttcaccATACTGTATCCCAAAAGTTAACAAATCTAGTCTGTATTTGGGGTGCTGATCCTTAACAGGCTGGACGAGTCCATTCTATGGATGACATATTTCAAGTCTCTGAGGGCAACTAACCCATTCTTCCTTGATGGGGAGCTCAGAAACTAAAAGTCTGTCAAATCCATTCATTGTAAAAGTAGCTCAGACACTCAGAAGGCCGACAAGAACAAACTGGGCAGTGGGCTCAGACACTCTGTCCCTTACCTATTGTGAAAGTCCTCTGTGTGGATCAAGGATCAGCAACTCTGAGTGACAGCAGAAATCATTCTGTTGGATCGGGATTTACTCCTTTTGAAGATTGAAGCATCCTCTTTTGTAGAAGTCACCTCAGGTGGTCTATTGATGGGGAATTCGAGAAACTGGCTTCAGGAAGCTGTCAGGTAAGGATAAGGGCTGAGATTATAAATGAGAAGAAACAATGCCAGGGGAAAGAGTCGCACGCGTAACAGGTGGCTAGATGTTGGGCACAGAGGAGGAAACGGAGGGATCAGGGTCAGGGTCTAATAAACGAAGGAATGTCTGATGTTAAGAACTGTGAATGGTGATGACGTCAGGGTCAGTGGGGAGAGAAAACTTCGGGCCCTCGAGGGGGTATGAGCTCGGAGGACTAAAAGGTTAAAGGGTATCAGAGGACTAATTACGTCCTCAGGAACCTAGAGAAAGACGTCAGAATCAATGAGGGAAGTGACATCAAGGGTGGTAAGGGTGATGTCAGAGACAGAAATGGGTGTGAGAGCGTAAGGGATGAAGACGGCTGGGCAGATGCTGATGTTAGGTTGCATCAACCTCACAAACCTCCCATCCTTTTCCCGAAGCGTGCTCAGCGCCTCGCTCCCTTGGAGCTGTTGTCCCTTCCTCCCGCCCCGCCTCACTGGCCTTAGCCAATAAGCGCGCACGGCGGCACGCGCGACGGAAGTTCCATGACGTGTCCACTCTGTGCCCTTTATCAGCGTCTTGCCGCGCGGCAGCCTCCCCAGTCTCGGCTCCTCCGTGGTGGCTCTCTCTTCGGAGTTCTTGTTAGTTTCCAGGTAAGTAGCGTATATTTTGCCGAGCGACTGTTCCTCGTCTCACTGACTTTGCTGCGCCGATTGAGAGCGAGGTGCGCGAGTGAGGAGTAACGGCCTCATAGGACACATAGGCTTGGGCTTCACTGGGTCGGGTGGGTTCCGTGCTTGGAGGTGACACTTTTTGGTTGGTGTGAGCCTGGCGCGCTATATTTGAGTGCAGGAAATGCCGGGAAGGGCTGGCGGCGTGGGTGGCAGCCGTGATCATGCGACAGCGGAGGCGGatggattggggggggggggggcctctTTTTGCATGTGACCGCCGCCATCTTGTTCTGTGGGCGCAAAGGGACAGCAAGGGTGTTCTGGGCATGCGCAGGTGTACAAAATGACGGGCGTGGGGTAGGGGATATTGTGTGGACATGTGCGAAGGTGGCCTTCGGAAAGACTACCTCGCTGAGCCGGCTCCGGAGGTTTCTGTCTTTGTCTGTGCTTAGTTACCccgttttttttgtttttttgttttgcttgttttgtcttctctcttttctgttctcttcttcATCCTTTCTCACTTCTCCAGCCTCTTCTTTCTCCCATCTCCACAGTTTCTCCTATTCTCCATATCCTCAACACAGGACTTGAATTTACTGCCATGTCTTCTGAAGAAGGGAAGCTCTTCGTGGGAGGGCTCAACTTCAACACTGATGAGCGGGCTCTGGAAGACCACTTCAGCAGCTTCGGACCTATTTCTGAGGGTGAGAAATGGGCCAGGTGCGTGATGGGGGGGATTGTGGAAGAAAGTCTGGGTCCCATGCATTtcaggaaacaggagagaaaggtTAGAACCCTAGGCCTTACCGTTTTCCTCTCTTTGTTCCTAGGGCTAAGACTGAGAACCCAGTAAGTTGCCATTGAGTTTTAGTGGAAGGAGGGTCCATTCTTAACACTCTTTACCACTTGTCGTCTTAGCTCTTTCCCTTGTCTTTCCCAGTGGTGGTCGTCAAGGACCGGGAGACGCAGCGATCCCGGGGTTTTGGCTTCATCACCTTCACCAATCCGGAGCATGCCTCAAATGCCATGAGAGCCATGAATGGAGAGGTGAGGTCTCCTACCTGCATAGGGGCCCTGCTCCCATCTGTCACTTGGaccattctgtttttccctctgtgTCTGCTTGGGGCAGCGCGGCCACCAAGCCCCGCGGTGCCCACTCACAGGAGCGTGACTGCCTTCTGTTCTAGGGGGTGGAGGGCAGCGGCAGACAGAGCCGGGCTGCCTGGGAGGCGACGACTGGTCCTGCATGAGGCCGAGAAGCCACCTGTGGATGGTTGACCTGCTCTGGGCTTAGGTAGTAGAGTCTGCAGACCTGCGGGCCTGGCCCGGAGAGGACCTCGTGAGTCTTCTGGGATGGACTCTGAAGCCTCAGACCAAGAGAGGTGTCTGTCTAGCCCTAATAGTCGGGCAGCTtagaggagtggggaggagaaTTCAACCTGAGTTCGGTCAAGATGTAAGTAGTAGCAGGGGAAACATGGTGGATTCAGGTAATTTTGTGGGATTCTGTAGCTCCCAGATAAAACCATTTGGGTCAAAGGAGCTTTTTCTGGAATATGGCACCCAGAACCTGGTGCCCAGCAGGAATTTCTGGGCTCTTTTGCCCACTTGCCCAGCCCACTCCTACCTCACCCCTGCTCTGTTTGACCACCAACCCATCCATCCTTGTGTCTCCCCACACCTAGTCTCTGGATGGTCGTCAGATCCGTGTAGACCACGCTGGCAAGTCAGCCCGGGGAACACGAGGGGGTGCCTTTGGGGGCTATGAACGTGGTCGTGGCTACCCTAGAGGTAAGTTACTTGGTAAGTTTGATCATGGGGTATAGAGGAGAGTTGCCTATTAGCATTCTATATCTAGACAATTACCATACAAATATTTCTTCCCTATTGTAGGTGGTGGGGACCAGGGCTATGGAAGTGGCAGGTATGACAATCGACCTGGAGCATATGGATTCGGATACGGATATGGATATGGAAGGACCAGAGACTATGGTGGCAGGTGGGTAACCAAGGGGTTAGGGTATGCTGGTGCTTCTTCCCTCTCCCTAAGAACTCATC
Protein-coding sequences here:
- the RBM3 gene encoding RNA-binding protein 3 isoform X2, with amino-acid sequence MTCPLCALYQRLAARQPPQSRLLRGGSLFGVLVSFQPLLSPISTVSPILHILNTGLEFTAMSSEEGKLFVGGLNFNTDERALEDHFSSFGPISEVVVVKDRETQRSRGFGFITFTNPEHASNAMRAMNGESLDGRQIRVDHAGKSARGTRGGAFGGYERGRGYPRGGGDQGYGSGRYDNRPGAYGFGYGYGYGRTRDYGGSQGGYDRYSGGNYRDNYDN
- the RBM3 gene encoding RNA-binding protein 3 isoform X1: MTCPLCALYQRLAARQPPQSRLLRGGSLFGVLVSFQPLLSPISTVSPILHILNTGLEFTAMSSEEGKLFVGGLNFNTDERALEDHFSSFGPISEVVVVKDRETQRSRGFGFITFTNPEHASNAMRAMNGESLDGRQIRVDHAGKSARGTRGGAFGGYERGRGYPRGGGDQGYGSGRYDNRPGAYGFGYGYGYGRTRDYGGRSQGGYDRYSGGNYRDNYDN
- the RBM3 gene encoding RNA-binding protein 3 isoform X3 → MSSEEGKLFVGGLNFNTDERALEDHFSSFGPISEVVVVKDRETQRSRGFGFITFTNPEHASNAMRAMNGESLDGRQIRVDHAGKSARGTRGGAFGGYERGRGYPRGGGDQGYGSGRYDNRPGAYGFGYGYGYGRTRDYGGRSQGGYDRYSGGNYRDNYDN